GAGGTGGCGCGGGGCCGGGCGTTCCTGCTCCAGGGCGGGGACTGCGCGGAGACCTTCGTCGACAACACCGAACCCCACATCAGGGCGAACATGCGCGCCCTGCTGCAGATGTCGGTCGTGCTGACCTACGGCGCGAGCATGCCGGTGGTGAAGGTCGGCCGGATCGCCGGCCAGTACGCCAAGCCGCGCTCCTCGGCCACCGACTCGCTCGGCCTGCCGTCCTACCGCGGTGACATGATCAACTCGATCGTGGCCACCCCGGAGGCCCGGGTCAACGACCCCTCCCGGATGGTCCGCGCCTACGCCAACGCCAGCGCGGCGATGAACCTGCTGCGCGCGCTGACCAGCTCCGGCGTCGCCGACCTCCGCCGTGTGCACGACTGGAACAAGGACTTCGTCCGCACCTCGCCCGCCGGTGAGCGCTACGAGGCCCTGGCCACCGAGATCGACCGCGGCATGCGCTTCATGTCCGCCTGCGGAGTGGACGCCTACCCGCTGCACACCGTGGAGATCTACGCCAGCCACGAGGCGCTGGTGCTGGACTACGAGCGGGCCATGCTGCGGCTGGAGCAGAGCGGCCCGCAGCCGAAGCTGTACAACCTCTCCGCGCACTTCCTGTGGATCGGGGAGCGGACCCGCCAGCTCGACGGCGCGCACATCGCCTTCGCCGAGCTGCTGGCCAACCCGATCGGATTGAAGATCGGTCCGACCACCACGCCCGAGCAGGCCGTAGAGTACGTGGAGCGGCTCGACCCGCGCAACGAGCCCGGCAGGCTGACGCTGATCAGCCGGATGGGCAACGGCAAGGTCCGCGACGTGCTGCCCGCGATCATCGAGAAGGTCACCGCCTCCGGCCACCAGGTCATCTGGCAGTGCGACCCGATGCACGGCAACACCCACGAGGCCAGCACGGGCTACAAGACCCGGCACTTCGACCGGATCGTGGACGAGGTGCAGGGCTTCTTCGAGGTGCACCGCGCGCTGGGCACCCACCCCGGCGGCATCCACATCGAGCTGACCGGTGAGGACGTCACCGAGTGCCTCGGCGGCGCCCAGGAGATCTCCGACGTCGACCTCGCCGGCCGCTACGAGACGGCCTGCGACCCGAGGCTGAACACCCAGCAGTCGCTGGAGCTGGCCTTCCTCGTCGCCGAGATGCTCCGCTCCTGACCCGAGCCACCGGCCCCTGACCATCCACATCGGACGGTCAGGGGCCGGTGCGTCTTCGGGTACCCCGCTAGAAGAGACAGGTCAGGACGATCTTGGTGCCGGGGCGGACCCGGGTGCCGGGGGAAGCGGACTGGTTGATCACGGTTCCGTCGTCGCGGCCGGGGATCAGGTGCTGGATCTCCACGTCCAGTCCCTTCTCCCGCAGCGCCTTCGCCGCGTCCTTGGCCCGCTGGTTGGTGACGTTGGGCACGGTGACCGCGTTGGACAGCATCACCTTGACCCGCCTGCTGGATTTCGGGTCCAGCTTCGTCCCCGCGGGCGGGTCGGTCTTGGCCACCCTGCCCGCCTCGTACTCGGCGCTGAAGTCCTGGCCGCCGTCCTCCGGTTCGAAGCCCAGCCTGCGCAGCTCCGCGTAGGCCGCCTCCTTCGTCATCCCGGCGATCGACGGCACCGGCACGGGCGGCCTGCCCTTGGACAGCGCGACGGTGACCGCGGCACCCACCTTCAGCTTCGTCCCGGGACCGGGGACGAGCTTGAGCACCATGCCCTCCGGCACCTCGGCGCTGTAGTCGTCGGCGGAGGCGTTGCGCGCGGGCTGGAGCTTCGCCTCCTTGATCGCCCGTTCCGCGTCGGCGAGGCTGGCGCCCGCCACCACCTGCGGCACCTCCGGCAGGCCGGTGGAGACCACGAGCGCGACCTCGTTGCCGCGCAGCACCTTCGAACCGCTCTGCGGGTCCGAGCGGATCACCTCGTCGATCGGTACCTCGTCGTGCGGCTCGTGCACCACCTTGGCCACCAGGTCGACCGCGCGCAGCCGTTCCTGCGCCTTGGTCAGGCTCTGCCCGATCAGCTGCGGCACCTCCGCGAAGCGTCCGGAGGCCAGCCACCAGGCCGTGCCACCGACCCCGGCCACCAGCACGGTGATCACCACCGACCAGATCAGCGCGAGGCGCCTGCCCCGCGCCCGTTCCCGGTCGCGCTTGCTGGGCCGCGGCGCGGCGTCCTCCGGAGCCGGATCGCCCGCGGGTTGCCGCTGGGCCATCGCGGGCAGGTCGGAACGGTTCATCGTCCGCGTGCCCATCGGCCCGGCGCTGGTGGGCACCCGTGGTTTCACCACGGTCGGACCATCTGTGTAGTCCCTGATCGCGGTGATCTGCTCCGTCGGAGGGTCGTCATCGCGTGCGGGCTTGTAGGACGGCAGCTTGGCCGCGACCTTGCTCGGCGGCACGGGGATCGGGACCGGGTGGATGCCCAGCGAGGTGCGGACCCGGCGGAGCTCGTTGAGGAACGCCGTCGCGTCGGCGGGCCGCACGGACGGATCGCGCCGGGTCGCCCGCACGACCAGCTCGTCGAGTTCGGCGGGGATGCCCTGGCGCAGGGTGCTCGGCGCGGGCACGTCGTTGTTCACGTGCCGGTAGGCGACCGACAACGCGGTGTCGCCGGTGTAGGGCGGGGTGCCGGTCAGCATCTCGAAGAGCACCAGGCCGGCCGAGTAGACGTCGCTGCGCGCGTCCGCGGCGCCGGTGGCGACCTGCTCCGGCGCGAGGTAGGCGACCGTGCCGAGGATGACGCTGTCACTGGTGGTGCCCGCGCCCGCGATCGCCTTCACCAGGCCGAAATCGCCCACCTTGACGGTGCCGCCGCGGCCGATGAGCACGTTCTCCGGCTTGATGTCGCGGTGCACCAGCGCGGCCTCGTGCGCGGCGGCGAGCGCGGCCAGGATCGGCTCCAGGACGCTCAGCGCAAGCGGGATCGGCAGCTCACCGCGTTCGTGCAGCACGTCGCGCAGCGTCCCGCCCTCGATGTACTCCATCACCAGGTACGCGAGCTCACCGTCCTCGCGGTGGTCGACGCCCTGGTCGTAGACGCCCACCACGCTCGGGTGGTGCAGCCGGGCGGCGGTGCGCGCCTCCCGCTCCAGGCGGTCGAGGAAGGACCGGTCCCCGGACAGCCGGGAGTCCATCACCTTGATCGCGACGGGACGCTCCAGCCGGGTGTCCAGGCCCAGGTAGACCGAGGACATGCCTCCGCGCGCGATCATGGTGTCGATGCGGTACCGCCGCTCCAGCAGCGTCCCGCTCAGTTCGGCACCCCTCGATTCCACAACGCCCGATGTTAGACGGGTGATCCGCTTGCGGATCGAGCATGTCACCGTGCGCGCCGACCTCGTGTTCCTGGCGGCAGGCTCTTGCGCGTTGTGGCAGGCTGAACCGCTGTGAGTCAGATCCCTACCTCCCCGGATGTGCTCGACGCCGAGGTGGAAGTCCTGCCCCTGCCCGATGTCGCGGAGCGGCTGGGCCAGCCGGTGACCCGAGTGCACCAGATGCTCAGGGACGGTCAGCTGCTCGCGGTGCGCCGCGACGGCATCCGCGCCGTTCCCGCCGCCTTCCTCACCGAGACCGGCGTGGTCAAGCACCTCGCGGGCACGGTGACCGTGCTCCGCGACGCCGGATACGACACAGAGGAGATCCTGCGCTGGTTGTTCACCGCCGACGACTCCCTTCCGGGAACGCCGATCGACGCGCTGCGCGGCGACCGCAGCCGCGAGGTGAAGCGCCGAGCGCAGGCACTGGCCTTCTAGCAACCGATCCCGCCGACCGACGACAAACGGCGCCGCCCCCACGGGAGGGGCGGCGCCGTTCGGGTTTTCCCGGGCTCAGACGTGCGCGCCCTTGCTCCGCCTGGACAGCTCCAGCGGGTCGTGCCGCAGCAGCGACGCGGCGGCCAGCAGCGACAGCAGGATCAGCACCGCGACGTGCGGGTAGTTGTTGCTCGCCGCGTCACCGTCCGGATAGGTGATCGCCAGCTGGAACACCGAACCGAAGATGATCACCGTCGAGGCCCACTGGGACAGCGGGAGCACCGCGGCCAGCGCCAGCGCCAGCGTGAAGTACCAGGGGAAGGTGGTCTGCAGCAGCAGCGACATGGCCAGCATCACCAGCGCGGCGCGCCGGATCACGTTGTGCTCGTCGCCGTCGCGGGCGAGCCACCACTGCCGCAGCGCGATGTAGCCGAGCAGCGCCATGCCCAGGGTGCGCGCGGTGGTGTAGTAGAGGCTGTGGCTGGGGTTGTAGAACCAGCTCGCGATGCCGTGCGCGATCTGGCCCGCGCCGGTCGGCAGCGAGGTCCAGTTGACCACCACGGAGTTCGCCCCCAGCGCGGGGATCCAGCCGAGGCTGACGTTCGCGACCAGCTGGCAGGCGGCGAAGACGGGCAGGAACACTCCCACCCCGGTGCCCGCGGCGCGCACGAAGCGGGTCATCTCCGAGCCCTTGAGGTGCCGGGCCCAGATCCACACCAGGAACGGCAGCACGACGACGGCCTGGATCTTGATGGCCGAGCCCAGGGTGACCAGCACGATGCCCAGCACGTGCTGCCTGCGCATCACCAGCAGGGTGCCGACGGCGATCAGGCCGATCATCAGCAGGTCGTTGTGCGGCCCGCCGACCAGGTGCACCACCACGAGCGGGTTGGCCGCACCGATCCACAGCGCGACCGACGGGTTGCCGCCCAGCCGCTCCGCCAGCCTCGGCAGCGCCCA
The window above is part of the Allokutzneria albata genome. Proteins encoded here:
- a CDS encoding class II 3-deoxy-7-phosphoheptulonate synthase — translated: MNWTVDVPVDTLPELPPLPPELRARLDDALSRPAAQQPEWPNPEQARNVRTVLESVPPITVPAEVDRLRERLAEVARGRAFLLQGGDCAETFVDNTEPHIRANMRALLQMSVVLTYGASMPVVKVGRIAGQYAKPRSSATDSLGLPSYRGDMINSIVATPEARVNDPSRMVRAYANASAAMNLLRALTSSGVADLRRVHDWNKDFVRTSPAGERYEALATEIDRGMRFMSACGVDAYPLHTVEIYASHEALVLDYERAMLRLEQSGPQPKLYNLSAHFLWIGERTRQLDGAHIAFAELLANPIGLKIGPTTTPEQAVEYVERLDPRNEPGRLTLISRMGNGKVRDVLPAIIEKVTASGHQVIWQCDPMHGNTHEASTGYKTRHFDRIVDEVQGFFEVHRALGTHPGGIHIELTGEDVTECLGGAQEISDVDLAGRYETACDPRLNTQQSLELAFLVAEMLRS
- a CDS encoding Stk1 family PASTA domain-containing Ser/Thr kinase — translated: MIARGGMSSVYLGLDTRLERPVAIKVMDSRLSGDRSFLDRLEREARTAARLHHPSVVGVYDQGVDHREDGELAYLVMEYIEGGTLRDVLHERGELPIPLALSVLEPILAALAAAHEAALVHRDIKPENVLIGRGGTVKVGDFGLVKAIAGAGTTSDSVILGTVAYLAPEQVATGAADARSDVYSAGLVLFEMLTGTPPYTGDTALSVAYRHVNNDVPAPSTLRQGIPAELDELVVRATRRDPSVRPADATAFLNELRRVRTSLGIHPVPIPVPPSKVAAKLPSYKPARDDDPPTEQITAIRDYTDGPTVVKPRVPTSAGPMGTRTMNRSDLPAMAQRQPAGDPAPEDAAPRPSKRDRERARGRRLALIWSVVITVLVAGVGGTAWWLASGRFAEVPQLIGQSLTKAQERLRAVDLVAKVVHEPHDEVPIDEVIRSDPQSGSKVLRGNEVALVVSTGLPEVPQVVAGASLADAERAIKEAKLQPARNASADDYSAEVPEGMVLKLVPGPGTKLKVGAAVTVALSKGRPPVPVPSIAGMTKEAAYAELRRLGFEPEDGGQDFSAEYEAGRVAKTDPPAGTKLDPKSSRRVKVMLSNAVTVPNVTNQRAKDAAKALREKGLDVEIQHLIPGRDDGTVINQSASPGTRVRPGTKIVLTCLF
- a CDS encoding Rv2175c family DNA-binding protein, which encodes MSQIPTSPDVLDAEVEVLPLPDVAERLGQPVTRVHQMLRDGQLLAVRRDGIRAVPAAFLTETGVVKHLAGTVTVLRDAGYDTEEILRWLFTADDSLPGTPIDALRGDRSREVKRRAQALAF
- the mptB gene encoding polyprenol phosphomannose-dependent alpha 1,6 mannosyltransferase MptB, translating into MSSPPITGPGDEPGSSEPGGRTRVAERPDERAHPGPVADASGPAASGTSRTATATGIPSRTILLGVIGACLAALGALGAGGTLVRDPILSGTSLTWIRFGHGKNLAELVVYLGVGLLVWAWVRLGRHVRAGRVGRRGVLLAITAWCVPVMLGPPLFTRDVYSYLGQGLLPLEGLDTYALGPAALDGPIAENVAWIWQTTPAPYGPLFILIAKGVVAISGHNMIAGVLLMRLALIGGMVMLCWALPRLAERLGGNPSVALWIGAANPLVVVHLVGGPHNDLLMIGLIAVGTLLVMRRQHVLGIVLVTLGSAIKIQAVVVLPFLVWIWARHLKGSEMTRFVRAAGTGVGVFLPVFAACQLVANVSLGWIPALGANSVVVNWTSLPTGAGQIAHGIASWFYNPSHSLYYTTARTLGMALLGYIALRQWWLARDGDEHNVIRRAALVMLAMSLLLQTTFPWYFTLALALAAVLPLSQWASTVIIFGSVFQLAITYPDGDAASNNYPHVAVLILLSLLAAASLLRHDPLELSRRSKGAHV